A genomic segment from Anas platyrhynchos isolate ZD024472 breed Pekin duck chromosome 5, IASCAAS_PekinDuck_T2T, whole genome shotgun sequence encodes:
- the TRMT5 gene encoding tRNA (guanine(37)-N(1))-methyltransferase isoform X3 → MLLAQHSGRIPGLPAAAQTANFCTMRETMEENGSPELYLPNPEVRGMTLLNREAFKRTVVVPVLKVKKEIVHALVKALKHTVLQRPGLKRVIEDPEDEGSKLVILDPHQVPEFSLGQAEQEVLKHLNIPPEVSRYNLELTYENFKSEEILRAVLPEGQDVTSGFSRVGHIAHFNLRDHQLPYKHLIGQVIIDKNPGITCVVNKTSIIDSTYRNFEMEVLAGESNLVTKVKENNISYELDFAKVYWNPRLSTEHSRIVELLKPGDVLFDVFAGIGPFAIPAAKKKCVVFANDLNPESYKWLLHNCKLNKVDNKIKAFNLDGRDFLLGPVREELSKALALEKEAQKPAVHIVMNLPASALEFLDVFRHLLVGEPCGAAVLPTVHCYGFSKHENPAKEIQERAEASLGASLDGRCATYLVRNVAPNKEMLCISFQVPADVLYKRPCPAEEKPASKRLCTGKDFTEENVVS, encoded by the exons ATGCTGTTGGCGCAACATTCTGGCAGAATACCTggcctccctgcagcagctcagacaGCCAATTTCTGTACAATGCGTGAAACCATGGAGGAGAATGGCAGCCCCGAACTGTACTTGCCAAATCCCGAAGTGCGAGGGATGACCCTGCTCAACAGAGAAGCTTTCAAAAGGACGGTCGTTGTTCCGGTTCttaaagtaaagaaagaaatcgTCCATGCGTTGGTGAAGGCCCTGAAGCACACGGTACTGCAGCGTCCTGGGCTAAAGCGAGTGATTGAGGATCCAGAAGATGAGGGCAGTAAGCTTGTTATACTGGATCCTCATCAAGTACCCGAATTCTCGCTGGgacaggcagagcaggaggtATTAAAGCACCTTAACATTCCTCCTGAGGTGTCCAGGTATAACTTGGAGCTGACTTACGAGAATTTCAAGTCAGAGGAGATCCTCCGAGCGGTCCTTCCTGAAGGCCAGGATGTCACCTCTGGTTTTAGCCGCGTCGGTCACATTGCTCACTTCAATCTTAGGGACCATCAGCTCCCTTACAAACATTTGATTG GACAGGTTATAATCGACAAGAATCCAGGCATCACCTGTGTGGTGAATAAAACCAGCATTATTGACAGCACGTACAGAAACTTTGAAATGGAAGTGCTCGCTGGAGAGAGCAACCTGGTCACTAAG gtcaaagaaaataatatctcATATGAGTTGGACTTTGCTAAGGTCTACTGGAACCCCCGCCTTTCCACAGAACACAGCCGCATCGTTGAGCTTTTAAAGCCCGGTGATGTCCTTTTCGATGTCTTCGCTGGGATTGGACCTTTCGCTATCCCAGCAGCAAAGAAGAAGTGCGTCGTATTTGCAAACGATCTCAACCCTGAATCCTACAAATGGCTGCTGCACAACTGCAAGCTAAACAAAGTAGACAACAAAATCAAAGCGTTCAACCTGGATGGCAGAGACTTCCTCCTGGGGCCAGTAAGAGAGGAACTTAGTAAAGCGCTCGCGCTTGAAAAAGAGGCACAGAAACCCGCTGTCCATATAGTCATGAATTTGCCAGCCTCGGCTCTCGAATTTCTGGATGTTTTCAGGCATCTCTTGGTCGGAGAGCCCTGtggtgctgctgtccttcccacaGTGCACTGCTACGGCTTCTCCAAGCACGAAAACCCAGCCAAAGAGATTCAGGAACGGGCCGAGGCTTCGCTGGGAGCCTCCCTGGACGGGCGCTGTGCTACGTACCTGGTGAGGAACGTTGCCCCCAACAAGGAGATGCTGTGCATTAGCTTCCAGGTTCCAGCGGATGTGCTGTACAAGAGGCCCTGCCCTGCTGAAG aaaaaccAGCCTCTAAGCGGCTGTGTACCGGCAAAgatttcactgaagaaaatgtcGTGAGTTGA
- the TRMT5 gene encoding tRNA (guanine(37)-N(1))-methyltransferase isoform X2, with product MRTLWRFGCSARLLKANHSRTAAPNTSLPAVWMLLAQHSGRIPGLPAAAQTANFCTMRETMEENGSPELYLPNPEVRGMTLLNREAFKRTVVVPVLKVKKEIVHALVKALKHTVLQRPGLKRVIEDPEDEGSKLVILDPHQVPEFSLGQAEQEVLKHLNIPPEVSRYNLELTYENFKSEEILRAVLPEGQDVTSGFSRVGHIAHFNLRDHQLPYKHLIGQVIIDKNPGITCVVNKTSIIDSTYRNFEMEVLAGESNLVTKVKENNISYELDFAKVYWNPRLSTEHSRIVELLKPGDVLFDVFAGIGPFAIPAAKKKCVVFANDLNPESYKWLLHNCKLNKVDNKIKAFNLDGRDFLLGPVREELSKALALEKEAQKPAVHIVMNLPASALEFLDVFRHLLVGEPCGAAVLPTVHCYGFSKHENPAKEIQERAEASLGASLDGRCATYLVRNVAPNKEMLCISFQVPADVLYKRPCPAEEKPASKRLCTGKDFTEENVVS from the exons ATGAG GACGCTATGGAGATTCGGATGCTCTGCCAGACTACTGAAAGCTAATCATTCCAGGACAGCTGCACCAAATACATCACTTCCAGCAGTTTGGATGCTGTTGGCGCAACATTCTGGCAGAATACCTggcctccctgcagcagctcagacaGCCAATTTCTGTACAATGCGTGAAACCATGGAGGAGAATGGCAGCCCCGAACTGTACTTGCCAAATCCCGAAGTGCGAGGGATGACCCTGCTCAACAGAGAAGCTTTCAAAAGGACGGTCGTTGTTCCGGTTCttaaagtaaagaaagaaatcgTCCATGCGTTGGTGAAGGCCCTGAAGCACACGGTACTGCAGCGTCCTGGGCTAAAGCGAGTGATTGAGGATCCAGAAGATGAGGGCAGTAAGCTTGTTATACTGGATCCTCATCAAGTACCCGAATTCTCGCTGGgacaggcagagcaggaggtATTAAAGCACCTTAACATTCCTCCTGAGGTGTCCAGGTATAACTTGGAGCTGACTTACGAGAATTTCAAGTCAGAGGAGATCCTCCGAGCGGTCCTTCCTGAAGGCCAGGATGTCACCTCTGGTTTTAGCCGCGTCGGTCACATTGCTCACTTCAATCTTAGGGACCATCAGCTCCCTTACAAACATTTGATTG GACAGGTTATAATCGACAAGAATCCAGGCATCACCTGTGTGGTGAATAAAACCAGCATTATTGACAGCACGTACAGAAACTTTGAAATGGAAGTGCTCGCTGGAGAGAGCAACCTGGTCACTAAG gtcaaagaaaataatatctcATATGAGTTGGACTTTGCTAAGGTCTACTGGAACCCCCGCCTTTCCACAGAACACAGCCGCATCGTTGAGCTTTTAAAGCCCGGTGATGTCCTTTTCGATGTCTTCGCTGGGATTGGACCTTTCGCTATCCCAGCAGCAAAGAAGAAGTGCGTCGTATTTGCAAACGATCTCAACCCTGAATCCTACAAATGGCTGCTGCACAACTGCAAGCTAAACAAAGTAGACAACAAAATCAAAGCGTTCAACCTGGATGGCAGAGACTTCCTCCTGGGGCCAGTAAGAGAGGAACTTAGTAAAGCGCTCGCGCTTGAAAAAGAGGCACAGAAACCCGCTGTCCATATAGTCATGAATTTGCCAGCCTCGGCTCTCGAATTTCTGGATGTTTTCAGGCATCTCTTGGTCGGAGAGCCCTGtggtgctgctgtccttcccacaGTGCACTGCTACGGCTTCTCCAAGCACGAAAACCCAGCCAAAGAGATTCAGGAACGGGCCGAGGCTTCGCTGGGAGCCTCCCTGGACGGGCGCTGTGCTACGTACCTGGTGAGGAACGTTGCCCCCAACAAGGAGATGCTGTGCATTAGCTTCCAGGTTCCAGCGGATGTGCTGTACAAGAGGCCCTGCCCTGCTGAAG aaaaaccAGCCTCTAAGCGGCTGTGTACCGGCAAAgatttcactgaagaaaatgtcGTGAGTTGA
- the TRMT5 gene encoding tRNA (guanine(37)-N(1))-methyltransferase isoform X1: MAKDKPSAPLPMIAFIRTLWRFGCSARLLKANHSRTAAPNTSLPAVWMLLAQHSGRIPGLPAAAQTANFCTMRETMEENGSPELYLPNPEVRGMTLLNREAFKRTVVVPVLKVKKEIVHALVKALKHTVLQRPGLKRVIEDPEDEGSKLVILDPHQVPEFSLGQAEQEVLKHLNIPPEVSRYNLELTYENFKSEEILRAVLPEGQDVTSGFSRVGHIAHFNLRDHQLPYKHLIGQVIIDKNPGITCVVNKTSIIDSTYRNFEMEVLAGESNLVTKVKENNISYELDFAKVYWNPRLSTEHSRIVELLKPGDVLFDVFAGIGPFAIPAAKKKCVVFANDLNPESYKWLLHNCKLNKVDNKIKAFNLDGRDFLLGPVREELSKALALEKEAQKPAVHIVMNLPASALEFLDVFRHLLVGEPCGAAVLPTVHCYGFSKHENPAKEIQERAEASLGASLDGRCATYLVRNVAPNKEMLCISFQVPADVLYKRPCPAEEKPASKRLCTGKDFTEENVVS; this comes from the exons ATGGCGAAGGACAAGCCCAGCGCCCCGCTGCCCATGATCGCGTTCATCAG GACGCTATGGAGATTCGGATGCTCTGCCAGACTACTGAAAGCTAATCATTCCAGGACAGCTGCACCAAATACATCACTTCCAGCAGTTTGGATGCTGTTGGCGCAACATTCTGGCAGAATACCTggcctccctgcagcagctcagacaGCCAATTTCTGTACAATGCGTGAAACCATGGAGGAGAATGGCAGCCCCGAACTGTACTTGCCAAATCCCGAAGTGCGAGGGATGACCCTGCTCAACAGAGAAGCTTTCAAAAGGACGGTCGTTGTTCCGGTTCttaaagtaaagaaagaaatcgTCCATGCGTTGGTGAAGGCCCTGAAGCACACGGTACTGCAGCGTCCTGGGCTAAAGCGAGTGATTGAGGATCCAGAAGATGAGGGCAGTAAGCTTGTTATACTGGATCCTCATCAAGTACCCGAATTCTCGCTGGgacaggcagagcaggaggtATTAAAGCACCTTAACATTCCTCCTGAGGTGTCCAGGTATAACTTGGAGCTGACTTACGAGAATTTCAAGTCAGAGGAGATCCTCCGAGCGGTCCTTCCTGAAGGCCAGGATGTCACCTCTGGTTTTAGCCGCGTCGGTCACATTGCTCACTTCAATCTTAGGGACCATCAGCTCCCTTACAAACATTTGATTG GACAGGTTATAATCGACAAGAATCCAGGCATCACCTGTGTGGTGAATAAAACCAGCATTATTGACAGCACGTACAGAAACTTTGAAATGGAAGTGCTCGCTGGAGAGAGCAACCTGGTCACTAAG gtcaaagaaaataatatctcATATGAGTTGGACTTTGCTAAGGTCTACTGGAACCCCCGCCTTTCCACAGAACACAGCCGCATCGTTGAGCTTTTAAAGCCCGGTGATGTCCTTTTCGATGTCTTCGCTGGGATTGGACCTTTCGCTATCCCAGCAGCAAAGAAGAAGTGCGTCGTATTTGCAAACGATCTCAACCCTGAATCCTACAAATGGCTGCTGCACAACTGCAAGCTAAACAAAGTAGACAACAAAATCAAAGCGTTCAACCTGGATGGCAGAGACTTCCTCCTGGGGCCAGTAAGAGAGGAACTTAGTAAAGCGCTCGCGCTTGAAAAAGAGGCACAGAAACCCGCTGTCCATATAGTCATGAATTTGCCAGCCTCGGCTCTCGAATTTCTGGATGTTTTCAGGCATCTCTTGGTCGGAGAGCCCTGtggtgctgctgtccttcccacaGTGCACTGCTACGGCTTCTCCAAGCACGAAAACCCAGCCAAAGAGATTCAGGAACGGGCCGAGGCTTCGCTGGGAGCCTCCCTGGACGGGCGCTGTGCTACGTACCTGGTGAGGAACGTTGCCCCCAACAAGGAGATGCTGTGCATTAGCTTCCAGGTTCCAGCGGATGTGCTGTACAAGAGGCCCTGCCCTGCTGAAG aaaaaccAGCCTCTAAGCGGCTGTGTACCGGCAAAgatttcactgaagaaaatgtcGTGAGTTGA